The genomic window AACCTGTGAACATCAAATGATGTTTTAGGTAATTCCCAAATGGATTTCTTGTCTTCCTCAAACAATGTTGCGATTTGCTTTTCTTTTCGGTAATGTGGTCGTTTCATATCCTCCTCACAGCGAATAAGTAAGGATTGATTAAAGGCGTTCATATCTTTAATGATTGGGATGGGAACCAGGAAATTACGTCGATGATAGCCCACTTTATTTTCGACATGCCCCTTTTCGTGGCCGCTGTTAGGATTACAGAAAATAGGCTGAAAGTTATAATGGAGGGCAAATTTCTCGAACTGCGGTACTAGCTTGCGTTCCCCATTTTTGTAAATACTAATGACAGCTGCCGATAAATTATCAAACCAAATCTTTTTTGGAACGCCCCCAATATATTCAAATATCTGTTTTAACCCCTGAAGAAGACATTCTTGATTTTGGGCTGGCATCGCTTGCATAAAGCCAGCATTACTGTAAGGAAATGATAAATTTAAATAGTAACCTTCTTTTTCAACTCCTGCTGACTCGTCTTGATAAGTATAGCTCCCAAAGTCTACTTGCGCTGTTCCAGGAGAATGTTCAAGTGGCAAGTATCCTTCATTAGCGTCATAAAGCTCTTTCTTTTTTGTGGATACATAATATTGAACGGTCCGGTATGAAACATTAAAGTCATCCCCAAACATGGCTTTTAGGCGATGAAAAACACGGGCTCCAGTATGGCGTTGTTTCTTTGGAGCTTTCATGTCCTCTTGAAGCCACTGATCGATAAGAGGTTTATAAGGATCTAATTTTGATCCTTTAATTTTTTTCCGTTCCGAAGGAAGGGAATTATCATCCTCTTTATAGGCATATTTCTTAACAGTTTTAAAATCATGATTAGTCTCTCTGGCTATGGCTCGTAAAGAGAGCCCTTTATATTGATGCAAATACTTGATATGATGTTGTTGAATCATTGAAAGCATCCTTTCTTCCTCCTCTAACTGACATTTCACGCCAATTAGAAGGTTAGTAGAGAAGAGGGGTGCTGGCAATGATTTTTTTTTCTTACTGTAGGATTTTTATTTTGCAATTTGCGCCATTTCTATTTTGCAATAAACATATCCCTAATAAAAAGCTACCCAAGAAAACCGCCAATGTCCTCTGAACGAAATGAATCACCTTCTTTTTCAATTATTCACTGGCAATGTATGTCCTATGTAAGATACTTAGAAGAAGAATCTATAAAACGCAGAAAAGAGCCGGAAGTCTTGGATTTACGTCTCAACGATGGTCTAGTGGATTATGGAGATTATCCTGATACACTTTTAAGACTACATGGTGCTATGTATTCTCAGGAGATTCCTGAGATTGTGGTTACAACCCGTCCAAGATATGAATTTTAAATCCGGTTTTATCTCGTTCATTTAGATGGCGGAAGCCACGGTTCTTTGCACAAGTATGATTCAACGATTCCTCTTATCATAACTGGAACAGAACATTGTATAAATGAACCGCCTCGGTTAATCGATTTAAAGCACTTTATTATTAAAATTTATGAAAATTACGGTTTTCAATAATCTTTTTTGGACTAAAGTCCTTACCCCTTCGGTTGTGAAAGTAATGTTGAACTTTCCTAATACTCTAGCTGTTGCTTCTACAGTTAAAGTTCCCATATTTAATTAACCTCCTTCGAATTGTTGTTATACATTGCTTTAAAGATAAAGTGTTCAAGTTCCTTCTCAGGTACTCTATAAACCGTTCCACCTAGCTTTAAAGCCTTAAGACTTCCTTTTTCTATCCATGCGTAAACTGTTTGACGTGAAACATTTAGCTTGTTTGCGACAGTCTCTATCGAATAAAGTTTACCTAGTTCATTCAGTATCATATTTCCTATCACCTTTAAGGAATTGTTCTAAGTCTTCACGTACGACCCTAATTGAACCGCCCACACGAACCGAGGGAAGAACTCCTTGTTTAATAAGGGCATAAACACGATTTGTAGACAGCTTTAATAGCTTAGCTGTTTCATAAACTGTTAATAATTCCATAACACTGACCTCCAGTCTTATTAGCCTTCACTGTTAATATAATAAAGGGATAATCAAAATTAACGAAAATATGGTAGAAAAATAAAAAAATTTGATTCATCACCACATTTTGTGATTTAACTAATAAAAATGAAAACACTCACAGATTCCTGGCAATAATGTTAGCGCCTACTTAACATAACAGGAGGTTCTGTAAGTGTTTTCTGTATCACTAGATTTGCCAGAATTTGAAGTTGTTAAACAAGTATTTCTTGAAGATTGCAATCTGTTACATGTTGAGAAAAATACGATGGAAGAACGTTGTACTTTTTGCGGCTTTTTTACCAGTAATGTCCACGACTGGCGGACAAGAAAAGTTCGTGATCTATCTATATTAGGCAAACCCCTTTTTTTATTTGTCAGAGTGAACAGATACCGTTGTCACAACTGTAATGAGGTATTTTCCCAAACATTTGAATCGATTAGCCCTAAAAAACATCAGACCAATCGATACAGAGAATATCTGTATCAAATGTGCAACGGATCCACTATTCAAGAAGTAAGTCGAAAGGAAAAAGTTCCTTATACGACAGTAGAAAGAATTTTTTATTCCATCGCTAAAGAAAAAGAAATGGAGCATTTAGAACATCTTGTTAGTGCTTTAGAAAACAATGAACTAGTCCTTAGCCTTGATGAAGTCGCTGTTCGAAAGGGTCACCGATATGAAACCGTTCTAATGGATGCCCAATCCGGCAGTGTTCTTGGTATGGAACATCAACGTAGTTATGATTCTACTCTAACCTTACTCTCCAAGGAGATCCTGGCTAATAAGTGTGTTCAAACCGTTGTCATGGATATGTGGGATCCCTTTCATAAAGCTGTTAAATCCGTATTTCCAGAGGCCTGTATCGTCATTGATAAGTATCATGTAGTGCAAAAAGTTACCCAAGCACTTGATCAAGTAAGGAAGAATATTCCTGGCCTGAAAAAAGAACGGTTTAAGCTCTTGAAAGGTTCTGAAAAGCTAACGGCTAATGAAAAACAACAATTAGACGAAATGCTCGAAGAGCACCTAGAGTTGTCATATGCCTATTTTCTAAAAGAGCTATTTAGAGAAGTTTACCAAGCACCGGACTTTGATACAGCTGATTCACTCTTGGAAGAATGGATCCAACTTGCATGGAGCAGCCCATTTCCGTCATTCCATCAAGTAGCCAAGACCTTAGAAAATTGGAAAGCACAAATTTTGCAATACTTTCTTACACCCTTCACAAATGGCCGGATTGAAGGCACAAACAATAAAATCAAGAATATCAAAAGACGTGCATTTGGTTTTAAGAATTTAGACAGATTTAGACTCCGTGTATTTTTAGAATGTACAGGTAAAACTTATAAAAATCAGGCTGCCTGACCTTGTCCTTCATCAGCTTTCCACAGTGTAGTTGGTAGAAAGGAAGCCGTCAAGGAAAGCACTTGACAGCTTCCTTTCTACCAACTAAGTGGTCACTAAGCTGACGAAGGAGCTACTCTAGATTGAGTATCAATCTTGCTAACTTATTTCCGGAATTGTGTGAACATCACAGAATATGGTGATGAGACATAAAAATTAACTATGAGATAACCGATTTCTTAAATACTTACTACTAAATCCAGTAAAAGTATTTTTTTCGTCAACAAAATGGGTGAGTTAATTGAAAATTAGTTAAAGCTGTTTCGACAGCTATTTTTTTATTGTGATAACGGGGCAAATTGTAGAAGGATTCTCTTATTTTTGATGCTCGCTTTTGAAAAATGCATTTTTGGTACTGTATTATTCAAAAAGGTTCACAAATCAAACTTAAATTAATTAGAAAGGCAGTGATTATATTGAAGGTTAGTAAACACAACGCAGAACATTACATATGGGGAGAAAATTGTGATGGTTGGTATTTAGTAAAAAATAAAGATTTAAGTGTCATTTATGAACGTATGCCTATAAATACTTCAGAAGTAAGACATTTTCATAATCATGCACGACAATTTTTCTTTGTATTATCTGGTACTGCAATATTAGAAATTGATGGTGAACGTATAGCTTTAAATCCAAAAGAAGGAATAGAAGTACCACCACTTATTCCTCATCAAATGATTAATGAATCTGATGGAGATGTGGAATTTTTAGTAATATCCCAACCTAATAGTAAGGGCGACAGGGTTTTAACTGAAAAATAAATAGATTATTATGGTAACGTTGACAGTGCTACAAAAACATTAAAAGCAGGTAGTAAAAGAAGGAACCAATTTTGGTTCCTCATCTTAATCTTTTATTCCAATTACACGTATTCGTTTGTAATCTGCGAACCATCCGCCGTTATGAAATAAGACTCCTTTCAGGTTGTTTTCCACTTTAGTTATTATGAAATCCTTTGTTTCATCGGTTAGCCCTTCGAACATACTATTACCGAACATTTCAATCCATGATCTCCATCTAACGGAGTAGGTCTATCAAAATGTTGGGCAAAAATAACTCTAAAGCCTACTTCCTCCATTAATGTTGAATATTCGCCTATACTTGGAAAATACCAGGGAAATAGCTCAGCTTTATATTCAACCTCTAATTTTTCTAATTGGTTATGGATTTCATCAGTAATTTTTTTGACATTCCCTTTTCCGCCGAATTCTGCAACAAATTTGCCATTATGTTTCAAGGCATCATAAATACAATATAAAGCCTGCTTTGGAGGTTTAACCCAGTGAAGTGTGGCGTTCGAGAAAACAGCATCGAATTCGCAATTATAATCAAGATTTAAAGCATCTTGTACTTCAAATTTTAAATTTGGGTACTTCTTTTTAGCTTGTTCCACCATATTTTCTGAATTATCAATACCTAGAACATTTACTCCAAGTTTATGAAGTTTATAAGATAAATCTCCTGTTCCACATCCGAGATCAAGGATATATTCGCCTTTCTTCGGTGCTAACAAATCAATCAAATCTTCTCCAAATTTTGAAACAAATGAGTGTTTACTATCATACAAATTTGCATTCCAATTATCATTATCAATTTTGTTATTCATCACAACTAACACCACCCAATCACTGATATCAAGTTTTTCAACTATCCAACACAATAATTAGAAATATTCTAACAAATCGTTATAAGATTATTCAACAGTTATAAAGGAACCTTCAAAATGGAAAGGGGAAAAGGATTTCAATTAATGGATGAATGATTCTACCCGTTAGCCTTCTTGCCAAAGGTAGTTACACCACAGATAAGCTGTCACTGTGGCAGTTTTTTTGTTTAATTTTTAACGGAGTGGGTACAATCCTGCGATCATTTCGAAATCGTACTAAAATATAGAAACCTAAAATAATTATAAATATAAATTGTAATCGCTTAACTTCCGCCAATAATATAGAAAAATCACTGGCTTTTATTTTTTAACTTTAAAACAGAAAGAATATTCAAAAAGCAGGTGAGAATATGACTGTCAATGAACCAAAAAGAGTTATTGAAAATTATACAGGTTCGAAACTTCATACGAAGGGATGGATTCAGGAAGCAGCATTGCGCATGCTGTTTAACAACTTGAATCCTGATGTGGCAGAGCGTCCGGAAGACCTTGTTGTTTACGGCGGCATCGGCAAAGCGGCCCGCAACTGGAAATGTTTTGATGCGATTGTTGAGACATTAAAAAATCTTGAAAGCGATGAAACATTGCTCGTTCAGTCCGGTAAACCGGTTGCCGTGTTCAAAACACACACTGATGCACCAAGAGTTTTGATTGCCAACTCAAACCTCGTGCCGGCATGGGCAAATTGGGACCATTTCCATGAGCTTGATAAAAAAGGGTTAATGATGTACGGGCAAATGACAGCGGGAAGCTGGATTTACATCGGAACTCAAGGAATTGTGCAAGGAACATATGAAACATTTGCAGAGTGTGCCCGACGGCATTTCAACGGCACCCTTGAAGGAACGATTACGGTTACTGCCGGTCTAGGCGGAATGGGCGGCGCTCAGCCGCTTGCCGTATCACTCAATGGCGGCGTCAGCATTAACATCGAAGTTGACACGAATCGCATTCAGCGCCGCCTTGATACAAAATACCTTGATGTAATGACTGAGAGCCTTGATGAAGCAATTAACATGGCTTTGGAAGCGAAACGTAACAGAAAAGGAATTTCGATTGGGCTTCTTGGCAATGCACCGGAAGTGTTAAACGCTATGCTTGCAAAAGAATTTATCCCTGATGTGCTAACAGACCAAACGTCTGCCCACGACCCAGTCAATGGCTATGTTCCGATGGGAATGAGTCTGGAAAAAGCACAAGAGCTTCGCATGAAAGATCCAAAATTATATGAAGCAAAATCAAAGGCAAGTATTGCCGAGCATGTCCGTGCGATGCTGAAAATGCAGAAGCGAGGAGCCATTACGTTTGATTACGGCAACAACATCCGCCAAGTGGCGAAAGACGAAGGCGTCGAAAACGCGTTTAACTTCCCCGGCTTCGTACCGGCCTACATTCGACCGCAATTTTGTGAAGGAAAAGGACCGTTCCGCTGGGTCGCGCTTTCGGGCGATCCAGAAGATATTTATAAAACAGACGATGTCATTTTACGTGAGTTCAGCTACAATACCCATCTTTGCAACTGGATTAAAATGGCACAAGAGCGAATTAAGTTCCAAGGACTTCCGGCTCGCATTTGCTGGTTAGGCTACGGCGAACGGGTGAAATTTGGAAAGATTATTAACGACATGGTAGCCCGAGGTGAATTGAAAGCGCCGATCGTGATTGGGCGCGACCACTTAGATTCCGGTTCTGTTGCTTCTCCAAACCGTGAAACAGAAGCAATGAAAGACGGAAGTGATGCTGTAGCAGACTGGCCAATCTTGAACGCTCTTGTAAACGCGGTCGGCGGGGCAAGCTGGGTATCTGTTCATCATGGCGGCGGTGTAGGTATGGGTTATTCGCTTCATGCCGGTATGGTCATTGTCGCTGACGGAACGAAAGAAGCAGAAAAACGCCTTGAGCGGGTTCTTACTACGGATCCGGGTATGGGGATTGTTCGTCATGCCGATGCCGGTTATGAGTTTGCAATACAAACGGCAAAAGAAAAAGGTATCAACATTCCAATGTTGAAGTAGAGGACAATCGAAAAATAAAGGAATGTGGGTCTGCCCGCTTCAACAAAAACAAGGAGAAGGAGAGACGTCATGACTAAGAAACCGGTATTGATTCGGAACGCAAGTCAGCTGGTGACACTCTCAGGAAGCAGTGATGCTCCTCTGACCGGTAAAAAGATGGAACAACTTCAAATTATTGAAGACGGCAGTGTTTGGCTTGAAGACGGTATAATCCAGTTTGTGGGAAAAGATGACGAGGTGGCTCAAATCTATAAAGATCGCTTGAATGAAGCCGAAATTATCAATGCTTCTGGCAAACTCGTTACACCGGGACTTGTCGATCCGCACACCCATCTAGTTTTTGCGGGAACCAGGGAAAACGAATTTAGCATGCGTTTACAAGGCTCCACCTATATGGAAATTATGAATAACGGCGGCGGGATTTATGCGACGACAAATGCTACAAGGGAAGCAACCCACCAAACACTTTTTGAAGAAAGCAAAAAACGTCTCGACCAGTTCTTGTTGCACGGTGTTACAACAGTTGAAGCGAAAAGCGGATACGGTCTTTCGCTGGAACATGAAATCAAGCAGCTGGAAGTGGCGAGGGACCTTCATGAGAAACATCCGGTTGACATCGTTCGGACTTTCATGGGTGCACACGCCATCCCTTCTGAATTCAGTGATAACTCGGAAGAGTTTGTAGACTATGTGATCAGAGACATGATTCCTGAAGTGGCGCGCCGTAAGCTAGCAGAGTTTAATGATGTTTTTTGTGAAAGAGGTGTTTTTACACCTGATCAGTCAAAACGCATTCTAGAAGCCGGTCTTCAACACGGGCTTCTTCCAAAAATCCATGCAGATGAAATTGAGCCGTATGAAGGTGCAGAATTAGCCGCAGAAATTGGGGCGGTATCTGCCGACCACCTATTAAAAGCTTCGGATAAAGGAATTGCTTCGCTTGCGGAAAAAGGCGTTATTGCAGTGCTTCTGCCGGGCACAGCATTTTTCTTAATGGCGGAGTCGGCAAACGGCCGAAAAATGATCGACGCAGGAGTGCCGGTAGCGCTGTCTACCGATTGCAATCCCGGATCTTCACCAACCGTTTC from Bacillus methanolicus includes these protein-coding regions:
- a CDS encoding cupin domain-containing protein — protein: MKVSKHNAEHYIWGENCDGWYLVKNKDLSVIYERMPINTSEVRHFHNHARQFFFVLSGTAILEIDGERIALNPKEGIEVPPLIPHQMINESDGDVEFLVISQPNSKGDRVLTEK
- the hutI gene encoding imidazolonepropionase, giving the protein MTKKPVLIRNASQLVTLSGSSDAPLTGKKMEQLQIIEDGSVWLEDGIIQFVGKDDEVAQIYKDRLNEAEIINASGKLVTPGLVDPHTHLVFAGTRENEFSMRLQGSTYMEIMNNGGGIYATTNATREATHQTLFEESKKRLDQFLLHGVTTVEAKSGYGLSLEHEIKQLEVARDLHEKHPVDIVRTFMGAHAIPSEFSDNSEEFVDYVIRDMIPEVARRKLAEFNDVFCERGVFTPDQSKRILEAGLQHGLLPKIHADEIEPYEGAELAAEIGAVSADHLLKASDKGIASLAEKGVIAVLLPGTAFFLMAESANGRKMIDAGVPVALSTDCNPGSSPTVSMPIIMNLGCLKMGMTPAEVLTAATINAAHAINRGKEIGSIEKGKKADITIFDVPNYLVLQYRYGMNHVHTVIKDGEVVVDGGRFVCGNTRIHS
- the hutU gene encoding urocanate hydratase; its protein translation is MTVNEPKRVIENYTGSKLHTKGWIQEAALRMLFNNLNPDVAERPEDLVVYGGIGKAARNWKCFDAIVETLKNLESDETLLVQSGKPVAVFKTHTDAPRVLIANSNLVPAWANWDHFHELDKKGLMMYGQMTAGSWIYIGTQGIVQGTYETFAECARRHFNGTLEGTITVTAGLGGMGGAQPLAVSLNGGVSINIEVDTNRIQRRLDTKYLDVMTESLDEAINMALEAKRNRKGISIGLLGNAPEVLNAMLAKEFIPDVLTDQTSAHDPVNGYVPMGMSLEKAQELRMKDPKLYEAKSKASIAEHVRAMLKMQKRGAITFDYGNNIRQVAKDEGVENAFNFPGFVPAYIRPQFCEGKGPFRWVALSGDPEDIYKTDDVILREFSYNTHLCNWIKMAQERIKFQGLPARICWLGYGERVKFGKIINDMVARGELKAPIVIGRDHLDSGSVASPNRETEAMKDGSDAVADWPILNALVNAVGGASWVSVHHGGGVGMGYSLHAGMVIVADGTKEAEKRLERVLTTDPGMGIVRHADAGYEFAIQTAKEKGINIPMLK
- a CDS encoding helix-turn-helix domain-containing protein: MILNELGKLYSIETVANKLNVSRQTVYAWIEKGSLKALKLGGTVYRVPEKELEHFIFKAMYNNNSKEVN
- the istA gene encoding IS21 family transposase — encoded protein: MLSMIQQHHIKYLHQYKGLSLRAIARETNHDFKTVKKYAYKEDDNSLPSERKKIKGSKLDPYKPLIDQWLQEDMKAPKKQRHTGARVFHRLKAMFGDDFNVSYRTVQYYVSTKKKELYDANEGYLPLEHSPGTAQVDFGSYTYQDESAGVEKEGYYLNLSFPYSNAGFMQAMPAQNQECLLQGLKQIFEYIGGVPKKIWFDNLSAAVISIYKNGERKLVPQFEKFALHYNFQPIFCNPNSGHEKGHVENKVGYHRRNFLVPIPIIKDMNAFNQSLLIRCEEDMKRPHYRKEKQIATLFEEDKKSIWELPKTSFDVHRLIKARADKYGKVRFEKNRYSTSPSLASQKVWLKITYETIVVLDDEYHMVVEHRRLYGENLESMKWIPYLDLMARRPKSFEQMPFFRELPDPWQDYLSYTSKKKEALRLLSQIIKEEGDIETATQALVESIKLGQTDTDSILTTWYRITGKLEDLPEIQISEHLKQEEVFEANWTSYDQLLGGGVK
- a CDS encoding helix-turn-helix domain-containing protein encodes the protein MELLTVYETAKLLKLSTNRVYALIKQGVLPSVRVGGSIRVVREDLEQFLKGDRKYDTE
- a CDS encoding class I SAM-dependent methyltransferase, translated to MNNKIDNDNWNANLYDSKHSFVSKFGEDLIDLLAPKKGEYILDLGCGTGDLSYKLHKLGVNVLGIDNSENMVEQAKKKYPNLKFEVQDALNLDYNCEFDAVFSNATLHWVKPPKQALYCIYDALKHNGKFVAEFGGKGNVKKITDEIHNQLEKLEVEYKAELFPWYFPSIGEYSTLMEEVGFRVIFAQHFDRPTPLDGDHGLKCSVIVCSKG
- a CDS encoding ISL3 family transposase translates to MFSVSLDLPEFEVVKQVFLEDCNLLHVEKNTMEERCTFCGFFTSNVHDWRTRKVRDLSILGKPLFLFVRVNRYRCHNCNEVFSQTFESISPKKHQTNRYREYLYQMCNGSTIQEVSRKEKVPYTTVERIFYSIAKEKEMEHLEHLVSALENNELVLSLDEVAVRKGHRYETVLMDAQSGSVLGMEHQRSYDSTLTLLSKEILANKCVQTVVMDMWDPFHKAVKSVFPEACIVIDKYHVVQKVTQALDQVRKNIPGLKKERFKLLKGSEKLTANEKQQLDEMLEEHLELSYAYFLKELFREVYQAPDFDTADSLLEEWIQLAWSSPFPSFHQVAKTLENWKAQILQYFLTPFTNGRIEGTNNKIKNIKRRAFGFKNLDRFRLRVFLECTGKTYKNQAA